A genomic window from Sulfurospirillum diekertiae includes:
- a CDS encoding cytochrome c: MRFLLTCNVFLFLSITPLLSEDFISKMEYAKMLYSNPRGIGCNKCHGEKAEGAIISKYISRGKEVTLSAPAITSVSKERFFQALTSQHRVMPTYFLTWQEIDSLYYYVSSEVKK, encoded by the coding sequence ATGCGGTTTTTGCTTACATGTAACGTGTTCCTATTTTTGTCTATAACACCACTTTTGAGTGAGGATTTTATCTCTAAAATGGAGTATGCGAAGATGCTCTATTCTAACCCTAGAGGCATTGGCTGTAACAAATGTCATGGTGAAAAAGCTGAAGGTGCTATTATCTCAAAATACATCTCAAGAGGTAAAGAAGTGACCCTCTCTGCACCTGCGATTACCAGCGTTTCTAAAGAACGCTTTTTTCAAGCTTTGACGTCTCAACATAGAGTCATGCCGACTTATTTTTTAACATGGCAGGAGATTGATAGTTTGTATTATTACGTCTCAAGTGAAGTGAAAAAGTAG